Proteins encoded together in one Benincasa hispida cultivar B227 chromosome 1, ASM972705v1, whole genome shotgun sequence window:
- the LOC120080283 gene encoding LOW QUALITY PROTEIN: single-strand DNA endonuclease 1 (The sequence of the model RefSeq protein was modified relative to this genomic sequence to represent the inferred CDS: deleted 3 bases in 2 codons) translates to MGVKNFWDILESCKKTLPLHRLQNKRLCIDLSCWIVQLQNVSKSHSRLNNNIYLRGLFHRLRALIALNCSLIFVTDGSIPGIKLSTYRRRLNNGSEVAQNDANPQQICSLKRNKGSEFSLMIKEAKALGLALGIPCLDGLEEAEAQCALLNSELLCDGCFTSDSDAFLFGARTVYRDICLGDNGHVLCYEMDDIERHLGFGRNSMITLALLLGSDYSQGVYGMGRESSCQIVKAVGDSAVLQKIASEGLSFAKKGKNSKKQGLPKSGAGQYMHKCDQVSEVIDAYLKPKCHSADSEDVARVLVQHPFQRIKLQKICAKLFAWPPEKTDEYILPKIAERDLRRFANIRSKTSELGFNIPLQEVPVNCPVSGIVKHRRVQGNDCYEVSWKNVDGLDSSVVPADLLQTACPEMIIEFEEQRAEGRKQNKRTTKTKKTEATVAEIDERLSKLTLLLEIESESRAVHNLSHVPIVSKTSTSATGVELNEELFVDIEPIIVDHAPSSSTERIEVINLLSPSPAMQTRKVSKFNRKNSQKIDVIDLSDTETDQSPEHERKARELRSFLATLKGK, encoded by the exons ATGGGAGTAAAGAACTTCTGGGATATCTTAGAATCGTGCAAGAAAACTCTCCCACTTCACCGTCTTCA GAATAAGAGGTTATGCATCGATCTCTCATGTTGGATAGTTCAGCTTCAAAATGTAAGCAAATCTCATTCTCGTTTGAATAATAACATTTACCTGAGGGGGCTCTTTCACCGCCTTCGAGCTCTCATTGCCTTAAATTGCAGCCTTATTTTCGTTACAG ATGGTTCAATTCCTGGGATTAAACTGTCAACATATAGACGCCGCTTGAACAATGGAAGTGAG GTTGCTCAAAATGATGCAAATCCCCAACAAATATGCTCACTGAAAAGGAACAAGGGTTCTGAGTTCTCTTTAATGATTAAAGAGGCAAAAGCCTTGGGACTGGCGCTTGGCATCCCTTGTCTAGATGG gcTTGAGGAAGCTGAAGCACAATGTGCATTGCTAAATTCAGAATTATTATGC GATGGATGCTTTACTTCAGATTCAGATGCTTTCCTTTTCGGTGCTAGGACAGTATATAGGGACATCTGCCTTG GAGATAATGGTCATGTACTTTGTTATGAAATGGATGACATCGAAAGACATTTAGGATTCGGAAGGAACTCAATG ATTACGTTGGCTCTACTTCTTGGCAGTGACTACTCGCAAGGCGTTTATGGCATGGGACGT GAATCTTCTTGTCAGATTGTTAAAGCAGTAGGAGATAGTGCTGTCCTTCAAAAAATTGCATCTGAGGGACTGTCTTTTGCGAAGAAGgggaaaaattccaaaaagcaAGGACTTCCTAAGTCTG GGGCTGGGCAGTATATGCATAAATGTGATCAGGTTTCAGAAGTAATTGATGCCTATTTGAAACCCAAATGCCACTCAGCTGATTCTGAAGATGTGGCTAG GGTTCTTGTTCAGCACCCATTTCAACGTATCAAACTTCAGAAGATATGCGCCAAACTTTTTGCGTGGCCTCCTGAGAAAACAG ATGAGTACATTCTCCCAAAGATAGCAGAAAGAGATCTACGGCGATTCGCGAACATTCGGTCTAAAACATCAGAACTTGGTTTCAATATTCCACTTCAAGAA GTACCAGTTAATTGTCCTGTTTCTGGAATTGTCAAGCACCGAAGAGTCCAGGGCAATGACTGCTATGAGGTTTCTTGGAAAAATGTTGATGGACTTGATTCATCTGTTGTGCCAGCAGATCTCTTGCAGAC TGCCTGTCCCGAGATGATTATAGAATTTGAGGAGCAAAGAGCTGAaggaagaaaacaaaataagcgCACTACTAAAACAAAGAAGACGGAGGCTACTGTTGCTGAAATTGATGAAAGACTTTCAAAACTTACTCTG TTGCTTGAAATCGAATCTGAAAGCAGGGCAGTTCATAATCTCTCCCATGTTCCCATAGTTTCAAAGACTTCT ACTTCTGCTACTGGTGTTGAACTGAACGAAGAGCTTTTTGTTGACATTGAACCAATAATTGTTGATCATGCTCCTAGCAGCAGCACAGAGAGGATTGAGGTCATCAATCTCTTAAGCCCTTCACCTGCAATGCAAACCCGTAAGgtttcaaaa ttcaacagAAAAAATAGTCAAAAGATTGATGTAATTGATTTGAGTGATACAGAAACTGACCAATCACCTGAACATGAGAGAAAGGCAAGAGAGTTGAGATCTTTCTTAGCTACTTTAAAGGGTAAATGA
- the LOC120079861 gene encoding methyl-CpG-binding domain-containing protein 13 isoform X3 — translation MMNQNSEDCLPPGWTVKVKVRKSGKKDKVEVKKTIAKDLSPGWIREITVTTTANRIRRDSSYIDPVTGNALRSIRDVHRYLTSGKVGRSARKSRSQRNSNIEFQHDEISASVLKSPAVSKKEMLAIGKARRQIIWSGNLSEPREIVDDEAMFPNATSVGESMPVPKPDSSRGGIGAKLCCSTPTEAKGIEQSAGKNDFSEIVLTPDKSIQHNCTAENEATKNESRKRQRKTNNINLPRRASKRLAGLQAEPVLEVKTGRQARSVAREEPDKQVASTTKWAASQCLENSDVKHETKSTIDPPKIDTSPDSGEKKRFCVDLSILPMNVMKMKSENAYEQQPKCNSFLSPEDVLEKHEGEVEIEDKADMKKQGPLLKLPVEDLLTDPCIAFAVKTLTGGVFDASISSEASLMQNNVDTSTAFTPNEGRNVGAENKLNEKVASPELPVTRVGKVKNKDVEKLESTLELPVGEILADPCIEFAIKTLTGEIPLDNNPDVEDYFNQFSTSKTEGTNANASDHLGTDYFYKTNVSQKQQVIQALEASPSINFQSCGTGLHQQERNRNEFQRH, via the exons ATGATGAACCAGAATTCAGAGGACTGCCTACCACCTGGCTGGACTGTGAAGGTCAAAGTGAGAAAGAGTGGCAAAAAGGATAAG GTGGAAGTTAAGAAGACAATAGCAAAAGATTTATCCCCTGGATGGATCAGAGAAATCACAGTAACGACGACTGCTAACAGGATAAGAAGAGATTCA TCTTACATTGATCCTGTAACTGGAAATGCACTTCGCTCAATAAGGGATGTACATCGATATCTAACAAGTGGCAAGGTGGGCCGATCAGCACGTAAATCAAGGAGCCAGAGAAACAGCAACATTGAGTTTCAACATGATGAAATCTCTGCAAGTGTTCTGAAG TCACCTGCTGTCTCTAAGAAAGAGATGCTAGCTATTGGCAAAGCAAGGAGACAGATTATATGGAGTGGGAACTTATCAGAACCTAGGGAAATAGTGGATGATGAAGCTATGTTTCCAAATGCTACAAGTGTTGGAGAAAGCATGCCTGTTCCGAAACCTGATTCGAGTCGTG GGGGGATAGGCGCTAAGTTATGTTGCTCAACTCCAACAGAGGCAAAAGGTATTGAGCAATCAGCTGGAAAGAATGATTTTTCTGAAATTGTATTGACTCCAGATAAATCCATTCAACACAATTGCACTGCTGAAAATGAGGCAACAAAGAATGAGAGCAGAAAGAGACAAAGGAAAACTAATAACATAAACTTGCCTCGCCGTGCTTCAAAACGACTTGCAGGGCTCCAAGCTGAACCAGTGCTTGAAGTTAAAACAGGCCGCCAAGCACGTTCAGTTGCACGCGAGGAGCCTGATAAGCAAGTAGCCAGTACAACTAAGTGGGCAGCATCTCAATGTCTTGAGAATTCTGATGTCAAGCATGAAACTAAGAGCACAATTGATCCTCCTAAAATTGACACAAGTCCAGATTCAGGTGAAAAAAAACGTTTTTGTGTTGATTTGTCCATTCTGCCTATGAATGTTATGAAGATGAAATCTGAGAATGCATATGAGCAGCAGCCGAAATGCAATTCCTTTCTGTCTCCAGAGGATGTTCTGGAAAAACATGAAGGTGAGGTGGAAATTGAAGATAAGGCTGATATGAAAAAACAAGGCCCTCTTCTTAAACTGCCCGTGGAGGACTTATTGACTGATCCTTGCATCGCATTTGCAGTTAAAACACTTACGGGAGGTGTTTTTGATGCATCCATAAGCTCAGAAGCATCACTGATGCAAAACAATGttgatacttccactgctttCACTCCAAATGAGGGAAGAAACGTAGGAGCAGAAAACAAGCTTAATGAGAAAGTGGCATCTCCAGAACTTCCTGTTACTCGAGTAGggaaagtaaaaaataaagatGTTGAGAAGCTAGAATCCACTCTGGAGTTGCCAGTTGGGGAAATATTGGCAGACCCTTGTATAGAATTTGCTATTAAAACTCTAACTGGTGAAATCCCACTTGATAACAATCCTGATGTTGAGGATTACTTTAACCAATTTAGCACCTCGAAAACCGAAGGAACTAACGCAAATGCCTCAGATCATCTTGGTACGGATTATTTCTACAAGACTAATGTTAGCCAGAAGCAGCAGGTTATTCAAGCACTTGAGGCATCTCCTAGTATTAACTTCCAAAGCTGTGGAACAGGTTTGCACCAACAAGAAAGAAACAGAAACGAGTTCCAAAGGCACTAA
- the LOC120079861 gene encoding methyl-CpG-binding domain-containing protein 13 isoform X2: protein MRFNSRAEVFRYLKTAAICHPESEESRTVEEPRNNVEVKKTIAKDLSPGWIREITVTTTANRIRRDSSYIDPVTGNALRSIRDVHRYLTSGKVGRSARKSRSQRNSNIEFQHDEISASVLKSPAVSKKEMLAIGKARRQIIWSGNLSEPREIVDDEAMFPNATSVGESMPVPKPDSSRGGIGAKLCCSTPTEAKGIEQSAGKNDFSEIVLTPDKSIQHNCTAENEATKNESRKRQRKTNNINLPRRASKRLAGLQAEPVLEVKTGRQARSVAREEPDKQVASTTKWAASQCLENSDVKHETKSTIDPPKIDTSPDSGEKKRFCVDLSILPMNVMKMKSENAYEQQPKCNSFLSPEDVLEKHEGEVEIEDKADMKKQGPLLKLPVEDLLTDPCIAFAVKTLTGGVFDASISSEASLMQNNVDTSTAFTPNEGRNVGAENKLNEKVASPELPVTRVGKVKNKDVEKLESTLELPVGEILADPCIEFAIKTLTGEIPLDNNPDVEDYFNQFSTSKTEGTNANASDHLGTDYFYKTNVSQKQQVIQALEASPSINFQSCGTGLHQQERNRNEFQRH, encoded by the exons ATGAGATTTAATTCTAGGGCAGAGGTGTTTAGATACCTCAAAACTGCAGCAATCTGTCATCCTGAATCTGAAGAGAGCAGAACTGTCGAGGAACCAAGGAACAAT GTGGAAGTTAAGAAGACAATAGCAAAAGATTTATCCCCTGGATGGATCAGAGAAATCACAGTAACGACGACTGCTAACAGGATAAGAAGAGATTCA TCTTACATTGATCCTGTAACTGGAAATGCACTTCGCTCAATAAGGGATGTACATCGATATCTAACAAGTGGCAAGGTGGGCCGATCAGCACGTAAATCAAGGAGCCAGAGAAACAGCAACATTGAGTTTCAACATGATGAAATCTCTGCAAGTGTTCTGAAG TCACCTGCTGTCTCTAAGAAAGAGATGCTAGCTATTGGCAAAGCAAGGAGACAGATTATATGGAGTGGGAACTTATCAGAACCTAGGGAAATAGTGGATGATGAAGCTATGTTTCCAAATGCTACAAGTGTTGGAGAAAGCATGCCTGTTCCGAAACCTGATTCGAGTCGTG GGGGGATAGGCGCTAAGTTATGTTGCTCAACTCCAACAGAGGCAAAAGGTATTGAGCAATCAGCTGGAAAGAATGATTTTTCTGAAATTGTATTGACTCCAGATAAATCCATTCAACACAATTGCACTGCTGAAAATGAGGCAACAAAGAATGAGAGCAGAAAGAGACAAAGGAAAACTAATAACATAAACTTGCCTCGCCGTGCTTCAAAACGACTTGCAGGGCTCCAAGCTGAACCAGTGCTTGAAGTTAAAACAGGCCGCCAAGCACGTTCAGTTGCACGCGAGGAGCCTGATAAGCAAGTAGCCAGTACAACTAAGTGGGCAGCATCTCAATGTCTTGAGAATTCTGATGTCAAGCATGAAACTAAGAGCACAATTGATCCTCCTAAAATTGACACAAGTCCAGATTCAGGTGAAAAAAAACGTTTTTGTGTTGATTTGTCCATTCTGCCTATGAATGTTATGAAGATGAAATCTGAGAATGCATATGAGCAGCAGCCGAAATGCAATTCCTTTCTGTCTCCAGAGGATGTTCTGGAAAAACATGAAGGTGAGGTGGAAATTGAAGATAAGGCTGATATGAAAAAACAAGGCCCTCTTCTTAAACTGCCCGTGGAGGACTTATTGACTGATCCTTGCATCGCATTTGCAGTTAAAACACTTACGGGAGGTGTTTTTGATGCATCCATAAGCTCAGAAGCATCACTGATGCAAAACAATGttgatacttccactgctttCACTCCAAATGAGGGAAGAAACGTAGGAGCAGAAAACAAGCTTAATGAGAAAGTGGCATCTCCAGAACTTCCTGTTACTCGAGTAGggaaagtaaaaaataaagatGTTGAGAAGCTAGAATCCACTCTGGAGTTGCCAGTTGGGGAAATATTGGCAGACCCTTGTATAGAATTTGCTATTAAAACTCTAACTGGTGAAATCCCACTTGATAACAATCCTGATGTTGAGGATTACTTTAACCAATTTAGCACCTCGAAAACCGAAGGAACTAACGCAAATGCCTCAGATCATCTTGGTACGGATTATTTCTACAAGACTAATGTTAGCCAGAAGCAGCAGGTTATTCAAGCACTTGAGGCATCTCCTAGTATTAACTTCCAAAGCTGTGGAACAGGTTTGCACCAACAAGAAAGAAACAGAAACGAGTTCCAAAGGCACTAA
- the LOC120079861 gene encoding uncharacterized protein LOC120079861 isoform X4, translating into MMNQNSEDCLPPGWTVKVKVRKSGKKDKSYIDPVTGNALRSIRDVHRYLTSGKVGRSARKSRSQRNSNIEFQHDEISASVLKSPAVSKKEMLAIGKARRQIIWSGNLSEPREIVDDEAMFPNATSVGESMPVPKPDSSRGGIGAKLCCSTPTEAKGIEQSAGKNDFSEIVLTPDKSIQHNCTAENEATKNESRKRQRKTNNINLPRRASKRLAGLQAEPVLEVKTGRQARSVAREEPDKQVASTTKWAASQCLENSDVKHETKSTIDPPKIDTSPDSGEKKRFCVDLSILPMNVMKMKSENAYEQQPKCNSFLSPEDVLEKHEGEVEIEDKADMKKQGPLLKLPVEDLLTDPCIAFAVKTLTGGVFDASISSEASLMQNNVDTSTAFTPNEGRNVGAENKLNEKVASPELPVTRVGKVKNKDVEKLESTLELPVGEILADPCIEFAIKTLTGEIPLDNNPDVEDYFNQFSTSKTEGTNANASDHLGTDYFYKTNVSQKQQVIQALEASPSINFQSCGTGLHQQERNRNEFQRH; encoded by the exons ATGATGAACCAGAATTCAGAGGACTGCCTACCACCTGGCTGGACTGTGAAGGTCAAAGTGAGAAAGAGTGGCAAAAAGGATAAG TCTTACATTGATCCTGTAACTGGAAATGCACTTCGCTCAATAAGGGATGTACATCGATATCTAACAAGTGGCAAGGTGGGCCGATCAGCACGTAAATCAAGGAGCCAGAGAAACAGCAACATTGAGTTTCAACATGATGAAATCTCTGCAAGTGTTCTGAAG TCACCTGCTGTCTCTAAGAAAGAGATGCTAGCTATTGGCAAAGCAAGGAGACAGATTATATGGAGTGGGAACTTATCAGAACCTAGGGAAATAGTGGATGATGAAGCTATGTTTCCAAATGCTACAAGTGTTGGAGAAAGCATGCCTGTTCCGAAACCTGATTCGAGTCGTG GGGGGATAGGCGCTAAGTTATGTTGCTCAACTCCAACAGAGGCAAAAGGTATTGAGCAATCAGCTGGAAAGAATGATTTTTCTGAAATTGTATTGACTCCAGATAAATCCATTCAACACAATTGCACTGCTGAAAATGAGGCAACAAAGAATGAGAGCAGAAAGAGACAAAGGAAAACTAATAACATAAACTTGCCTCGCCGTGCTTCAAAACGACTTGCAGGGCTCCAAGCTGAACCAGTGCTTGAAGTTAAAACAGGCCGCCAAGCACGTTCAGTTGCACGCGAGGAGCCTGATAAGCAAGTAGCCAGTACAACTAAGTGGGCAGCATCTCAATGTCTTGAGAATTCTGATGTCAAGCATGAAACTAAGAGCACAATTGATCCTCCTAAAATTGACACAAGTCCAGATTCAGGTGAAAAAAAACGTTTTTGTGTTGATTTGTCCATTCTGCCTATGAATGTTATGAAGATGAAATCTGAGAATGCATATGAGCAGCAGCCGAAATGCAATTCCTTTCTGTCTCCAGAGGATGTTCTGGAAAAACATGAAGGTGAGGTGGAAATTGAAGATAAGGCTGATATGAAAAAACAAGGCCCTCTTCTTAAACTGCCCGTGGAGGACTTATTGACTGATCCTTGCATCGCATTTGCAGTTAAAACACTTACGGGAGGTGTTTTTGATGCATCCATAAGCTCAGAAGCATCACTGATGCAAAACAATGttgatacttccactgctttCACTCCAAATGAGGGAAGAAACGTAGGAGCAGAAAACAAGCTTAATGAGAAAGTGGCATCTCCAGAACTTCCTGTTACTCGAGTAGggaaagtaaaaaataaagatGTTGAGAAGCTAGAATCCACTCTGGAGTTGCCAGTTGGGGAAATATTGGCAGACCCTTGTATAGAATTTGCTATTAAAACTCTAACTGGTGAAATCCCACTTGATAACAATCCTGATGTTGAGGATTACTTTAACCAATTTAGCACCTCGAAAACCGAAGGAACTAACGCAAATGCCTCAGATCATCTTGGTACGGATTATTTCTACAAGACTAATGTTAGCCAGAAGCAGCAGGTTATTCAAGCACTTGAGGCATCTCCTAGTATTAACTTCCAAAGCTGTGGAACAGGTTTGCACCAACAAGAAAGAAACAGAAACGAGTTCCAAAGGCACTAA
- the LOC120079861 gene encoding methyl-CpG-binding domain-containing protein 13 isoform X1 yields the protein MMNQNSEDCLPPGWTVKVKVRKSGKKDKYYFEPSSQMRFNSRAEVFRYLKTAAICHPESEESRTVEEPRNNVEVKKTIAKDLSPGWIREITVTTTANRIRRDSSYIDPVTGNALRSIRDVHRYLTSGKVGRSARKSRSQRNSNIEFQHDEISASVLKSPAVSKKEMLAIGKARRQIIWSGNLSEPREIVDDEAMFPNATSVGESMPVPKPDSSRGGIGAKLCCSTPTEAKGIEQSAGKNDFSEIVLTPDKSIQHNCTAENEATKNESRKRQRKTNNINLPRRASKRLAGLQAEPVLEVKTGRQARSVAREEPDKQVASTTKWAASQCLENSDVKHETKSTIDPPKIDTSPDSGEKKRFCVDLSILPMNVMKMKSENAYEQQPKCNSFLSPEDVLEKHEGEVEIEDKADMKKQGPLLKLPVEDLLTDPCIAFAVKTLTGGVFDASISSEASLMQNNVDTSTAFTPNEGRNVGAENKLNEKVASPELPVTRVGKVKNKDVEKLESTLELPVGEILADPCIEFAIKTLTGEIPLDNNPDVEDYFNQFSTSKTEGTNANASDHLGTDYFYKTNVSQKQQVIQALEASPSINFQSCGTGLHQQERNRNEFQRH from the exons ATGATGAACCAGAATTCAGAGGACTGCCTACCACCTGGCTGGACTGTGAAGGTCAAAGTGAGAAAGAGTGGCAAAAAGGATAAG TATTATTTTGAACCCTCAAGTCAAATGAGATTTAATTCTAGGGCAGAGGTGTTTAGATACCTCAAAACTGCAGCAATCTGTCATCCTGAATCTGAAGAGAGCAGAACTGTCGAGGAACCAAGGAACAAT GTGGAAGTTAAGAAGACAATAGCAAAAGATTTATCCCCTGGATGGATCAGAGAAATCACAGTAACGACGACTGCTAACAGGATAAGAAGAGATTCA TCTTACATTGATCCTGTAACTGGAAATGCACTTCGCTCAATAAGGGATGTACATCGATATCTAACAAGTGGCAAGGTGGGCCGATCAGCACGTAAATCAAGGAGCCAGAGAAACAGCAACATTGAGTTTCAACATGATGAAATCTCTGCAAGTGTTCTGAAG TCACCTGCTGTCTCTAAGAAAGAGATGCTAGCTATTGGCAAAGCAAGGAGACAGATTATATGGAGTGGGAACTTATCAGAACCTAGGGAAATAGTGGATGATGAAGCTATGTTTCCAAATGCTACAAGTGTTGGAGAAAGCATGCCTGTTCCGAAACCTGATTCGAGTCGTG GGGGGATAGGCGCTAAGTTATGTTGCTCAACTCCAACAGAGGCAAAAGGTATTGAGCAATCAGCTGGAAAGAATGATTTTTCTGAAATTGTATTGACTCCAGATAAATCCATTCAACACAATTGCACTGCTGAAAATGAGGCAACAAAGAATGAGAGCAGAAAGAGACAAAGGAAAACTAATAACATAAACTTGCCTCGCCGTGCTTCAAAACGACTTGCAGGGCTCCAAGCTGAACCAGTGCTTGAAGTTAAAACAGGCCGCCAAGCACGTTCAGTTGCACGCGAGGAGCCTGATAAGCAAGTAGCCAGTACAACTAAGTGGGCAGCATCTCAATGTCTTGAGAATTCTGATGTCAAGCATGAAACTAAGAGCACAATTGATCCTCCTAAAATTGACACAAGTCCAGATTCAGGTGAAAAAAAACGTTTTTGTGTTGATTTGTCCATTCTGCCTATGAATGTTATGAAGATGAAATCTGAGAATGCATATGAGCAGCAGCCGAAATGCAATTCCTTTCTGTCTCCAGAGGATGTTCTGGAAAAACATGAAGGTGAGGTGGAAATTGAAGATAAGGCTGATATGAAAAAACAAGGCCCTCTTCTTAAACTGCCCGTGGAGGACTTATTGACTGATCCTTGCATCGCATTTGCAGTTAAAACACTTACGGGAGGTGTTTTTGATGCATCCATAAGCTCAGAAGCATCACTGATGCAAAACAATGttgatacttccactgctttCACTCCAAATGAGGGAAGAAACGTAGGAGCAGAAAACAAGCTTAATGAGAAAGTGGCATCTCCAGAACTTCCTGTTACTCGAGTAGggaaagtaaaaaataaagatGTTGAGAAGCTAGAATCCACTCTGGAGTTGCCAGTTGGGGAAATATTGGCAGACCCTTGTATAGAATTTGCTATTAAAACTCTAACTGGTGAAATCCCACTTGATAACAATCCTGATGTTGAGGATTACTTTAACCAATTTAGCACCTCGAAAACCGAAGGAACTAACGCAAATGCCTCAGATCATCTTGGTACGGATTATTTCTACAAGACTAATGTTAGCCAGAAGCAGCAGGTTATTCAAGCACTTGAGGCATCTCCTAGTATTAACTTCCAAAGCTGTGGAACAGGTTTGCACCAACAAGAAAGAAACAGAAACGAGTTCCAAAGGCACTAA
- the LOC120080068 gene encoding pentatricopeptide repeat-containing protein At3g29230-like has translation MAMNLESKISELLPRCNFAQLKQIHALLLTTSIHQNIHVSPSFLRRTTEFGNMDYASLVFSHLNPIFKTEIQFWNAMIRGYAFNGPVEQSVSLYGGLLQRGLKPHNSTYRFVLNSCADLGWFWDGKKVHCRILKSGFSLNCSVSVALFNLYVKISEFSGPGDVTDGVASDARKVFDEMCVRSVEVWNRMISRYTSTGDVDGARKLFDTMEDRDTVSWNTMISGYIKVGEVMKARELFEQMAEKNVVSWTSMIGAYAKAGDLVTARMFFDKMPQRNVVSWNSMISSYVQNGEFQEALDLFIQMLAEGIIPDGYTFVSVFSACSHLVDLEFGKWIHYLIDDFSQLGVIAATALIEMYAKCGDVDRAFILFIKIGKKDVYFWNVMLKSLALHGKAQDALKLFSLMQKEGLKPNNFTFLGALFACSHGGMVEEGQTIFDMMEKEYGIRPRIEHYGCIVDLLSRNGWLEEALHLVEKMPFEADVAIWGALLGGCKLRGDFKRAREIVERASKLRSNEGGIHVSLSNMYASVEHWPEAVTAREKMEEENILKKTGQSSVIYAPSGAHRL, from the coding sequence ATGGCTATGAACTTGGAGTCCAAAATTTCAGAGCTATTACCAAGATGCAACTTTGCGCAGCTCAAACAAATCCACGCTCTCCTCTTAACCACATCCATTCACCAAAACATCCATGTTTCCCCCAGCTTTCTTCGACGAACCACCGAGTTTGGGAACATGGACTACGCAAGTCTCGTGTTTTCTCATCTCAATCCCATTTTCAAAACCGAAATTCAATTCTGGAACGCAATGATCAGGGGTTATGCTTTCAATGGCCCTGTTGAGCAATCCGTGTCCTTGTATGGCGGTTTGCTTCAAAGAGGACTCAAACCCCATAATTCCACCTACCGATTTGTGCTAAACTCGTGTGCTGATTTGGGTTGGTTCTGGGATGGAAAAAAAGTGCATTGTCGGATTCTCAAGTCTGGATTTTCGTTGAATTGTTCAGTTTCTGTTGCgctttttaatttatatgtgaaaatttcaGAATTTTCTGGACCTGGGGATGTTACTGATGGGGTGGCTTCTGATGCTCGCAAGGTGTTCGATGAAATGTGTGTTAGATCTGTTGAAGTATGGAACCGAATGATCTCAAGGTATACGAGTACTGGGGATGTTGATGGTGCACGGAAGTTGTTTGATACAATGGAAGATCGAGATACCGTGTCATGGAATACAATGATTTCTGGTTATATTAAGGTAGGAGAGGTAATGAAAGCAAGAGAGTTATTTGAACAAATGGCAGAGAAGAATGTCGTGTCTTGGACTTCAATGATTGGGGCTTATGCCAAAGCTGGAGACCTTGTTACAGCAAGAATGTTCTTTGATAAAATGCCTCAAAGAAATGTGGTGTCCTGGAATTCCATGATTTCTAGCTACGTTCAAAATGGGGAATTTCAGGAAGCACTGGATCTCTTTATCCAAATGCTAGCAGAAGGTATAATTCCTGATGGATATACTTTTGTATCTGTTTTCTCAGCTTGTtctcatttggttgatctagaGTTTGGTAAGTGGATACACTACTTGATTGATGATTTCTCTCAACTTGGAGTTATTGCTGCGACTGCTTTGATTGAAATGTATGCAAAATGTGGAGACGTCGACAGAGCTTTTATTCTTTTCATCAAAATTGGAAAGAAAGATGTGTATTTTTGGAATGTTATGCTGAAATCACTTGCCCTCCATGGAAAGGCTCAAGATGCTCTTAAATTATTCTCTTTGATGCAAAAAGAGGGCCTGAAGCCAAACAACTTCACCTTTCTTGGAGCTTTGTTTGCTTGCAGCCATGGAGGGATGGTGGAAGAAGGTCAGACCATATTTGATATGATGGAGAAGGAATATGGGATTAGACCGAGAATTGAACATTACGGTTGTATCGTTGATTTGCTCAGTCGAAACGGGTGGCTAGAGGAAGCACTGCATCTAGTAGAGAAGATGCCATTTGAGGCTGATGTTGCAATATGGGGAGCGTTGTTGGGTGGTTGCAAGTTAAGAGGTGATTTCAAGAGAGCACGAGAAATAGTTGAGAGGGCAAGCAAATTGAGATCAAATGAAGGTGGAATCCACGTGAGCTTGTCGAATATGTATGCATCAGTTGAGCACTGGCCAGAGGCTGTAACTGCAAGGGAAAAAATGGAAGAGGAGAATATTTTGAAGAAGACTGGCCAGAGTAGTGTTATTTATGCACCCAGTGGAGCTCATCGTTTGTAG